The Emcibacter nanhaiensis genome window below encodes:
- a CDS encoding MarR family winged helix-turn-helix transcriptional regulator has protein sequence MNNEHSPALNNEEDSVSEELKSELLKFERDNYNKYYVDGSIDDILFKFTRAMVFSSRKWRKHLDEKLRSIDQSQARWETLFVLSFSNSNISQRELAKMISIEAPTMVRMLDKLAKDGLIERIPDKNDKRLVINKITKKGLEVVNELKELTDSFRMQILHEIPLREIEQGTLLLMRIARRLDKIKEVEGNNSE, from the coding sequence ATGAATAACGAACACTCCCCTGCTCTCAACAATGAAGAAGACAGTGTTTCAGAAGAGCTTAAGTCAGAGCTTCTGAAATTTGAAAGGGATAACTACAACAAATACTATGTAGACGGATCCATCGACGACATACTGTTCAAATTCACCCGCGCAATGGTCTTTTCCTCCAGAAAATGGCGCAAACACCTTGATGAAAAGCTGAGATCAATTGATCAAAGCCAGGCACGTTGGGAGACATTATTCGTTCTGTCATTTTCCAATAGCAACATATCACAGCGTGAACTGGCCAAAATGATCAGCATTGAAGCACCTACAATGGTTCGAATGCTGGATAAACTGGCAAAAGACGGCCTGATCGAGCGCATTCCAGACAAGAACGACAAGCGGCTTGTTATCAATAAAATTACCAAAAAAGGATTGGAAGTTGTTAATGAACTCAAGGAGTTAACTGACAGTTTCCGAATGCAAATTCTCCACGAAATCCCCCTTCGTGAGATTGAACAAGGCACCTTACTCCTGATGCGTATCGCCCGCAGACTGGATAAAATCAAGGAAGTAGAAGGCAACAATTCTGAATAG
- a CDS encoding aconitase X swivel domain-containing protein — MTAVGKKSMNSPIVIRGRGVVPGVAEGKAMVTKETISGWGGISPMEGKIIETRHELVGQCFANKILLFRGAKGSSGWSAMFHMAKLAGVAPAAMLFTDMTAKAALGAVVMHVPTVTDFEEDPYSFIETGDHVRVNGSDGLVEIWKKPPADLPE, encoded by the coding sequence ATGACAGCTGTTGGAAAAAAGAGCATGAATTCCCCAATTGTCATTCGTGGTCGCGGCGTCGTCCCGGGCGTCGCCGAAGGCAAAGCGATGGTAACAAAGGAGACCATTTCCGGCTGGGGTGGCATAAGTCCGATGGAAGGCAAGATCATTGAAACCCGCCATGAACTGGTCGGGCAGTGCTTCGCAAATAAAATACTATTGTTCCGTGGCGCCAAGGGTTCTTCCGGCTGGTCAGCGATGTTCCATATGGCAAAACTTGCAGGTGTAGCGCCGGCCGCTATGCTCTTTACAGACATGACAGCAAAAGCGGCCCTCGGGGCTGTTGTCATGCATGTTCCGACCGTAACCGATTTCGAAGAAGATCCCTATTCCTTCATTGAAACCGGTGACCATGTCCGAGTTAATGGAAGCGACGGCCTGGTCGAAATCTGGAAAAAGCCTCCTGCTGACCTTCCGGAATGA
- a CDS encoding MFS transporter has protein sequence MSADITSTNENSPNSFDIAALIDARKFNGFNYRLILLSWLITIFDGLDMMMISYTAPYIAEDLDLTKAMLGNVFSSGLLGMMLGGFFFAYLGDRIGRRITVIISAFIFGILTTVTAFVSSYPELVAIRFLDGFAIGGMLPLAWALNIEYVPKRLRSTTITIIMMGYSLGTALAGPLTNMLAPGFGWGSVFVAGGLGTIVCAALLLFNLPESVRFLVSRNLRPDLVVKTLKKLEPQIELPKVPVFILSDEPVYTTRFHIRQLFEGRLALLTPILWIGYIASTLAIYLIASWGPIVLEQIDVGRQTAAWASSISSVLGAVAGLSLMRFTDKKGPFSVAVFPLIAIPILLVLGLVPMAQSSFLIINVIATALVAGGHYGILSIAGVFYPSAIRANGAGWATSIAKFGGIAGPLLGGLFLASALPVVHIFSLLAICPAILALCAIGIGLVTRELRETNNQEILLKTE, from the coding sequence ATGAGTGCCGACATCACTTCCACCAATGAAAACTCCCCTAACAGTTTTGATATCGCCGCTCTTATTGATGCGCGTAAATTCAACGGCTTCAACTACCGGTTAATCCTGCTGTCCTGGCTGATCACCATCTTTGACGGCCTCGACATGATGATGATCTCCTATACTGCGCCCTATATTGCAGAGGACCTGGACCTGACCAAAGCTATGCTGGGCAATGTATTCAGTTCCGGGCTTCTGGGTATGATGCTGGGGGGATTCTTTTTCGCCTACCTGGGTGATCGCATCGGACGACGTATTACAGTCATTATTTCCGCATTTATTTTCGGTATTCTGACTACAGTAACAGCTTTCGTCTCAAGCTACCCTGAGCTGGTTGCTATACGGTTTCTGGATGGCTTCGCCATTGGTGGTATGCTGCCACTCGCCTGGGCACTCAATATCGAATATGTCCCGAAACGTCTGCGTTCAACCACTATCACCATTATTATGATGGGATATTCATTGGGAACCGCCCTCGCCGGCCCTTTGACAAATATGCTTGCCCCCGGTTTCGGATGGGGGAGTGTCTTTGTTGCAGGGGGGCTTGGAACAATTGTCTGTGCGGCCCTTCTGTTGTTCAACCTGCCCGAATCTGTCCGTTTTCTCGTCTCAAGAAATTTAAGACCGGACCTGGTTGTTAAGACTCTGAAAAAACTGGAGCCGCAAATTGAGCTTCCCAAAGTTCCTGTTTTCATTCTCAGCGATGAACCGGTTTACACGACCAGGTTCCATATTCGGCAGCTTTTTGAAGGACGTCTGGCCCTGTTGACGCCAATTCTGTGGATTGGCTATATTGCCAGTACTCTTGCGATTTACCTGATCGCCAGTTGGGGACCTATTGTACTCGAGCAAATTGATGTAGGTCGCCAGACAGCAGCTTGGGCTTCGTCAATTTCTAGCGTTCTTGGTGCAGTGGCCGGCTTGTCTCTCATGCGATTTACGGACAAGAAAGGACCGTTCTCGGTAGCCGTGTTTCCATTGATTGCGATCCCGATCCTTTTGGTTCTTGGACTTGTTCCCATGGCGCAATCATCATTCCTGATCATCAATGTTATTGCCACCGCCCTTGTAGCCGGCGGCCATTACGGCATTCTGAGTATCGCCGGAGTTTTTTACCCAAGTGCCATTCGGGCCAACGGCGCAGGCTGGGCAACCTCCATCGCCAAATTCGGAGGTATCGCAGGTCCGCTTCTGGGCGGGCTATTCCTTGCCAGCGCCTTGCCGGTGGTCCATATCTTTTCCTTATTGGCAATCTGCCCGGCCATCCTTGCCTTGTGCGCCATAGGTATCGGCCTGGTTACCCGTGAATTGCGGGAGACCAACAATCAGGAAATTTTGCTTAAAACTGAGTGA
- a CDS encoding FAD-dependent oxidoreductase codes for MALDRPFDPETRIVKRDRTSGIKEREFDICVVGSGASGMSAAIEAARAGQKVALVDGLPSLGGQAVNSIIGMFCGLYSPGKNGRQLTRGIADELLSDLGAAGDLHVVTGGIMKIAMYNEVALGRWVERKILEAGITPLTGAIIRDVTSDGRRIKSLDISTRYGDIRLSAQGFIDATGDAALTWQAGFDCRVHKNGQVYGSQMLIIEDFVDDKRPSWDEMAARIYEKGQDYGMMRRDGFAASFPGRNVAMVNMTHIETPLDPFDAAIKQIEGKEQADRTLVFLKNEFPEAFGNARVRTYGLPGIRQTRWIVGTHHLTVDEVRAATKFDDAIARCSWPLEQHHNREGYVWETFDENHIHTIPLGSLTVADADNLVAVGRCIDGDSTALSSVRVMGPCIAMGAAAAHALDIAGSGSVHQIDIARLQERIRHNLED; via the coding sequence ATGGCACTTGACCGCCCGTTCGATCCGGAAACCAGAATTGTCAAACGAGACCGCACGTCTGGCATTAAAGAACGGGAGTTCGATATTTGCGTTGTCGGATCAGGTGCATCAGGCATGTCTGCCGCAATTGAAGCTGCCAGGGCTGGACAGAAGGTGGCACTGGTGGATGGGCTGCCGTCCCTTGGAGGCCAAGCGGTAAATTCCATTATTGGAATGTTCTGCGGCCTGTATTCACCGGGCAAGAACGGCCGGCAGCTCACACGCGGTATTGCCGATGAGTTATTGAGTGATCTGGGCGCCGCCGGTGACCTGCACGTTGTCACCGGCGGCATCATGAAAATAGCCATGTATAATGAAGTCGCCCTCGGGCGCTGGGTTGAACGTAAAATTCTTGAAGCAGGCATCACCCCCCTCACCGGCGCCATCATACGCGACGTGACCAGTGATGGACGTCGCATCAAATCACTGGATATCTCCACGCGCTACGGCGATATCCGCCTTTCCGCCCAGGGTTTTATTGACGCCACGGGAGACGCCGCCCTGACCTGGCAAGCCGGTTTTGATTGCAGAGTTCATAAAAATGGGCAGGTGTACGGGTCGCAAATGCTGATCATCGAGGACTTTGTTGATGACAAGCGCCCCAGCTGGGACGAAATGGCCGCCCGCATCTATGAAAAGGGACAGGACTACGGCATGATGCGCCGTGACGGTTTTGCCGCCAGCTTCCCCGGACGCAATGTCGCTATGGTAAACATGACGCATATCGAGACACCGCTTGATCCATTTGATGCTGCTATAAAACAAATAGAAGGCAAGGAGCAGGCAGACCGTACACTTGTTTTCCTAAAGAATGAATTTCCGGAAGCATTTGGCAACGCCCGTGTCAGGACCTACGGTCTGCCAGGGATCCGCCAGACCCGCTGGATTGTCGGCACCCATCACCTGACTGTGGATGAGGTACGCGCTGCAACCAAATTCGACGATGCCATTGCAAGATGCTCATGGCCGCTCGAGCAACACCATAACCGGGAGGGATATGTTTGGGAGACCTTTGATGAAAACCATATACATACAATTCCTCTGGGCTCTTTGACTGTCGCTGACGCAGACAACCTTGTGGCCGTGGGTCGCTGCATCGACGGCGACTCAACCGCCCTATCGTCAGTTAGGGTTATGGGGCCCTGCATCGCCATGGGGGCGGCAGCAGCACATGCGCTTGACATCGCCGGCTCGGGCAGCGTGCATCAAATTGATATTGCCCGGTTGCAGGAACGAATCCGTCACAATCTGGAGGACTGA
- a CDS encoding aldo/keto reductase, with translation MQMRELGNSGLKISALGFGCMGLNFGYGQPLEKSKAVTLLRQAYERGITFFDTAEVYGPYTNEEVVGEALAPIRENVVIATKFGILNEKGEGGLCSRPENIRRAAEASLKRLGIEHIDLFYQHRVDRTVPIEEVAGTVRDLIAEGKVRHFGLSEAGVENIRRAHAVQPVAALQSEYSLWWREPEEEILPLLEELGIGFVPFSPLGRGFLTGTITDKTAFAENDMRNSVPRFSRAARKTNQDLIDVLGRIAERLGATQAQISLAWLLAQKPWIVPIPGTKKLDRLEENIGSAEIVLDDQDICEIDSVLNKIKIEGERYPANMLATIDR, from the coding sequence ATGCAGATGCGTGAACTGGGTAACAGTGGCCTGAAAATCTCGGCTCTTGGCTTCGGGTGCATGGGGCTGAATTTTGGCTATGGCCAGCCGCTGGAGAAAAGTAAGGCTGTAACTCTCCTCAGGCAGGCCTACGAACGTGGCATTACCTTTTTTGATACAGCAGAGGTCTATGGCCCCTATACCAATGAAGAGGTCGTTGGCGAGGCTCTGGCGCCAATTCGCGAGAACGTGGTGATCGCCACAAAATTCGGCATTTTGAATGAGAAAGGCGAGGGCGGATTGTGTAGCCGCCCTGAAAACATTCGCCGGGCAGCGGAGGCTTCTCTCAAGCGACTGGGGATCGAGCACATTGATCTTTTTTATCAACATCGTGTCGATCGAACTGTTCCGATCGAAGAGGTTGCCGGAACGGTGCGGGACTTGATCGCCGAAGGCAAAGTCAGGCATTTCGGTTTGTCTGAGGCCGGAGTTGAAAATATTCGTCGGGCCCATGCGGTTCAGCCTGTTGCCGCCCTACAAAGCGAATATTCACTTTGGTGGCGTGAACCCGAGGAGGAAATACTTCCTCTTCTCGAAGAACTGGGCATTGGATTTGTACCCTTCAGTCCTCTCGGCAGGGGGTTTCTGACCGGGACTATCACTGACAAGACCGCTTTTGCGGAGAATGACATGCGTAACAGTGTGCCCCGTTTTTCCAGAGCGGCGCGGAAAACCAATCAGGACCTCATTGATGTACTGGGCCGGATTGCCGAGCGCCTAGGGGCGACCCAGGCCCAGATTTCCCTGGCCTGGTTGCTGGCTCAGAAACCCTGGATTGTTCCGATACCGGGAACGAAGAAGCTGGACAGGCTGGAAGAAAACATCGGTTCGGCAGAAATCGTTCTGGATGACCAGGATATTTGTGAAATTGACAGTGTGCTGAACAAGATCAAAATTGAGGGTGAGCGTTATCCTGCCAATATGCTGGCGACTATTGATCGCTGA
- a CDS encoding PQQ-dependent dehydrogenase, methanol/ethanol family, translating into MMENNKKQAITAKMALASFRVCCLLGILAFGISSYAAEDLAGQVDQARLEQAETDVDNWLTYGRTWAEQRYSPLDQINSDNISNLSLAWAFELDTNRGQEATPIVVDGVMYFSTAWSKVVALDAATGRLLWQYDPEVDGAKAVHACCDVVNRGVAVWKGRVFVGTIDGRLIAVDAKTGKEIWDVVTVDQSKPYTITMAPRVVKDKVIIGNSGAELGVRGYVSAYDTGTGELVWRFYTVPGNPADGPDGAASDDVLARLAAPTWYGEWWKLGGGGTVWDSVVYDAEFDQLIIGIGNGSPWNHQYRSEGKGDNLFLSSILAVNPDTGAYKWHYQANPGESWDFTNTQQITLADLTIDGVPRKVLMQAPKNGFFYVLDRSNGKLISAEPYVYQNWAKRIDKKTGRPVERPEARYKDKPFLGQPSGIGAHAWMPMSYSPDTGLVYIPAMTFPLAYAHNDNFVVHEGRWNTGVNFLDPPEMPGLPKDLAARKKAVAAMRKGELIAWDPIKQEARWKVRRGWPWNGGTLATGGNLVFQGTAHGHFEAYTADRGEKIWSFQTHRGIVAGPIGYRVNGEQYIAVLAGYGGSMGMATRTPFEKRKMPNGIMVAFKLGGEADMPDYTPELLDPPAPSDESFTDAQREAGRKEYMQFCAICHTGPVNPDLRRSMFLSDAEGWESVVLGGAFEANGMASFANYLTEEEAQAIRAYVNSQAVTLLESGATDVKGR; encoded by the coding sequence ATGATGGAAAACAACAAAAAGCAGGCTATAACTGCGAAAATGGCACTTGCTTCGTTCCGGGTGTGCTGTCTATTGGGCATTCTGGCCTTCGGGATATCGTCGTATGCCGCGGAAGATCTTGCGGGGCAGGTTGATCAGGCCCGGCTTGAGCAGGCAGAAACGGATGTTGACAACTGGCTTACCTATGGCAGGACCTGGGCGGAACAGCGTTATTCACCGCTTGATCAGATCAATAGCGACAATATTTCGAATCTTTCATTGGCCTGGGCTTTTGAACTGGATACAAATCGTGGTCAGGAAGCAACGCCTATTGTTGTTGACGGTGTTATGTATTTTTCCACAGCCTGGTCCAAGGTGGTGGCTCTCGATGCGGCAACTGGTCGTTTACTGTGGCAATATGATCCGGAAGTTGACGGTGCAAAAGCCGTTCATGCCTGTTGTGACGTTGTGAACCGGGGAGTGGCTGTCTGGAAAGGGAGGGTGTTCGTTGGTACAATCGACGGACGACTGATTGCTGTTGATGCGAAGACTGGCAAGGAGATCTGGGATGTCGTCACCGTTGACCAGTCCAAACCCTATACCATCACCATGGCGCCGCGGGTGGTAAAAGATAAAGTGATTATCGGTAATTCCGGCGCTGAACTGGGGGTGCGTGGGTATGTGTCAGCCTATGATACCGGAACCGGCGAACTGGTGTGGCGCTTTTATACGGTACCAGGTAATCCCGCTGACGGGCCGGACGGCGCAGCTTCGGACGACGTTCTGGCCCGGCTTGCCGCGCCAACATGGTATGGTGAGTGGTGGAAGCTCGGCGGTGGCGGCACCGTCTGGGATTCTGTTGTTTACGATGCGGAGTTTGACCAGCTTATTATAGGCATTGGCAACGGTTCGCCGTGGAATCATCAATATCGTTCGGAAGGCAAGGGAGACAATTTGTTTCTTTCCTCCATCCTCGCCGTGAATCCGGATACCGGCGCCTATAAATGGCATTATCAGGCGAACCCGGGTGAAAGCTGGGATTTTACGAACACTCAGCAGATCACGCTTGCTGACCTGACAATTGATGGCGTACCACGGAAAGTGCTGATGCAGGCCCCCAAAAACGGCTTCTTTTATGTCTTGGACCGTTCCAATGGTAAATTGATTTCGGCTGAACCCTATGTCTACCAGAACTGGGCCAAGCGGATTGACAAGAAGACCGGTCGTCCGGTCGAACGCCCCGAAGCGCGTTACAAGGACAAACCCTTTCTCGGTCAGCCATCAGGAATTGGTGCTCATGCCTGGATGCCGATGAGCTACAGCCCGGACACCGGACTTGTCTATATCCCGGCCATGACGTTTCCTCTGGCTTATGCACACAATGACAATTTTGTGGTTCATGAAGGCCGGTGGAATACGGGCGTGAATTTCCTGGACCCGCCGGAAATGCCGGGACTGCCGAAAGATCTGGCTGCACGGAAGAAAGCCGTTGCCGCCATGCGCAAGGGGGAACTGATTGCGTGGGATCCCATTAAACAGGAGGCGCGCTGGAAGGTGCGGCGGGGGTGGCCGTGGAATGGCGGTACTCTTGCAACAGGCGGAAATCTTGTTTTTCAGGGGACGGCTCATGGCCATTTTGAGGCATATACCGCAGACAGGGGTGAGAAGATTTGGTCGTTTCAGACGCACCGAGGTATCGTGGCCGGCCCGATAGGCTACCGGGTTAATGGAGAGCAGTATATTGCCGTGTTGGCAGGATATGGTGGTTCAATGGGCATGGCGACCCGTACGCCGTTTGAGAAACGCAAGATGCCAAACGGCATAATGGTGGCATTCAAGCTTGGCGGTGAAGCCGACATGCCGGACTATACACCCGAGCTGCTTGATCCGCCTGCGCCCTCCGACGAGTCATTTACCGATGCTCAGCGAGAAGCCGGCAGGAAAGAATATATGCAGTTTTGTGCCATTTGCCATACCGGACCAGTAAACCCGGACCTGCGTCGCTCCATGTTTCTGAGTGATGCCGAAGGCTGGGAATCGGTTGTTTTGGGCGGCGCCTTTGAAGCGAACGGTATGGCGAGTTTTGCCAACTATCTGACAGAAGAAGAGGCCCAGGCTATCAGAGCCTATGTTAATTCTCAGGCCGTTACATTGCTGGAAAGTGGGGCGACTGACGTCAAAGGTCGATGA
- a CDS encoding aconitase X — protein MKLTPEEEDMLSGKRGKAAEKAMDLLVRYANALGAERFVETYNVAGVPGTSNPWLKHQFEADGGDYRAVFCRFDLDSDEVFDLPKMTGNSCHLQGGMDPELWREQGFSDALHDNFVSDEKNVTALDIRNLKTCTPYIAGNEPKFGEHCAWMESSAVVYCNSVLGSRTNTEGRESTSAAMITHRIPDWGLHTDANRRGHHHIKVDVPVDSIFEWGMLGYFIGEIVQETIPVIEGDLKNADLTRHKHFGAAAASSGGVEMYHMVGITPEAPTAEKAFGGLTPLSHIYYGPEERRKTYENLNIRGKSRDVDFVMLGCPHAALEQIEEVARLLVGRKIHENTALWMFTSRFVKLQADARGFTDIIQGAGGMLMTDTCSAISQIIPPDTKVVALDSAKQTHYLPAFMGVEAWYGTTTDCINAAVSGKWEGELS, from the coding sequence CTGAAACTGACTCCAGAAGAAGAAGACATGCTCTCCGGCAAACGTGGTAAAGCAGCGGAAAAAGCCATGGATCTCCTGGTGCGCTATGCCAATGCCCTGGGCGCAGAGCGTTTTGTCGAGACCTACAATGTCGCCGGTGTACCCGGCACCTCAAATCCTTGGCTCAAGCACCAGTTTGAAGCAGATGGCGGTGACTATCGCGCTGTTTTCTGCCGCTTTGATCTTGATTCAGACGAGGTGTTCGATCTGCCAAAAATGACAGGCAATTCCTGCCACCTGCAGGGCGGCATGGACCCCGAGCTCTGGCGGGAACAGGGATTCAGCGACGCCCTTCATGACAATTTCGTCAGCGACGAAAAAAATGTCACTGCACTCGATATCCGAAACCTCAAGACCTGCACCCCCTATATTGCCGGAAACGAACCGAAGTTTGGGGAACATTGCGCCTGGATGGAGAGTTCCGCCGTTGTCTATTGCAATTCCGTCCTCGGTAGCCGAACCAATACAGAAGGACGTGAATCCACAAGCGCTGCCATGATTACACACCGTATCCCAGACTGGGGCCTTCATACCGATGCCAATCGCCGTGGGCACCATCATATAAAAGTGGATGTCCCCGTGGATTCCATTTTCGAATGGGGCATGCTTGGTTATTTTATCGGTGAAATTGTGCAGGAAACTATCCCGGTCATAGAAGGTGACCTTAAAAACGCGGATCTCACGCGTCACAAACATTTTGGTGCTGCTGCTGCTTCCTCCGGCGGGGTCGAAATGTATCACATGGTCGGCATCACACCGGAAGCACCCACCGCAGAAAAAGCCTTTGGCGGACTTACCCCGCTCAGCCATATATATTATGGGCCGGAAGAACGCAGAAAAACATATGAGAACCTAAATATCCGCGGCAAATCCCGGGATGTGGATTTTGTCATGCTGGGATGTCCGCATGCTGCCCTAGAACAAATTGAGGAAGTAGCGCGCCTGCTTGTCGGACGCAAGATTCATGAAAATACCGCCTTGTGGATGTTTACGTCGCGTTTTGTCAAACTTCAGGCGGATGCCAGGGGTTTTACCGATATTATTCAAGGTGCCGGCGGCATGCTGATGACGGATACCTGTTCTGCCATCAGTCAGATTATCCCGCCCGACACCAAAGTGGTGGCACTGGACAGCGCCAAGCAAACACATTACCTGCCAGCTTTTATGGGCGTAGAGGCCTGGTACGGCACGACAACCGACTGCATTAATGCTGCCGTCAGCGGCAAATGGGAAGGAGAGCTGTCATGA
- a CDS encoding dihydroxy-acid dehydratase, with amino-acid sequence MSKLRSLAANSAVRRAHWKALGLSDADLEKPKIAVVNSSSELAVCFAHLDGVAKVVKEAIREAGGIPFEVRTTAPSDFITGAGKQASFILAARDLVTNDIEAQVDAAQLDGMVCLTSCDKTPPGHLMAAARMDIPTILVIGGYQASGMIGGEHVDIEDLFSSSVAERFGGTAKHKMSDLVEQAVRGPGVCAGMATANTMHCVVEALGMCLPGSAPVRANSDKMFDSARRSGRRIVEMVQEDLRPSQILTEKAFRNAAAMVLAVAGSINAIKHLQATAIEGGYDIDVFRIWEEMGRRTPVLTAVRPNGSVRIEQFEDAGGASGVLKQLDGIVDCAAVTCTGRTMGDVLSQMPEADAKVIHSFDAPVSPGPSIAILKGSLAPESSIVKLGIRDGSRSEYFDGPAKVYTDSDLAMDDLANGRIKKGEVLVLRGQGLKGGPAMGGGASAVLFAIDAAGLAKDVAFVTDCQLSGLCLKGLTVAEVSPEAVAGGPIGKVQNGDRIVIDVEKRLLQLDVPDAELSERASTSGKYDIPADGYLGMYRRDVQPMSTGGVLLDLDAED; translated from the coding sequence ATGAGTAAACTTCGCAGCCTGGCTGCCAATTCCGCTGTACGCCGTGCGCACTGGAAAGCTTTGGGCCTGAGTGACGCGGATCTGGAGAAACCCAAGATTGCTGTAGTAAATTCTTCTTCGGAACTCGCTGTATGCTTTGCGCACCTTGATGGTGTGGCAAAGGTGGTCAAGGAGGCCATCAGGGAGGCGGGCGGTATTCCTTTCGAGGTTCGTACAACCGCGCCGTCCGATTTTATAACCGGGGCGGGAAAACAGGCCTCGTTCATCCTCGCAGCTCGTGATCTTGTTACCAATGATATTGAAGCGCAGGTTGATGCCGCACAACTTGACGGCATGGTATGCCTTACTTCCTGCGACAAAACACCACCCGGGCATTTGATGGCCGCAGCTCGCATGGATATTCCGACCATATTGGTGATCGGTGGTTATCAGGCGTCAGGAATGATCGGTGGAGAACATGTTGATATTGAAGATCTGTTTTCGAGTTCGGTTGCCGAGCGATTTGGTGGAACTGCAAAGCATAAAATGTCGGATCTTGTTGAGCAGGCTGTGCGCGGTCCGGGCGTTTGTGCCGGTATGGCGACAGCCAATACCATGCACTGCGTGGTGGAAGCTCTCGGTATGTGTCTGCCGGGATCTGCGCCGGTCCGGGCGAACAGCGACAAGATGTTTGATTCAGCTCGGCGCTCAGGACGCCGGATCGTAGAGATGGTGCAGGAAGACCTGAGGCCAAGTCAAATTCTGACGGAAAAGGCATTTCGAAATGCCGCGGCGATGGTTCTGGCGGTTGCGGGTTCGATTAACGCGATCAAGCACCTGCAGGCGACAGCAATCGAGGGTGGTTATGACATTGATGTATTCCGGATATGGGAAGAAATGGGTCGAAGAACCCCTGTTCTAACTGCGGTGCGCCCGAACGGGTCAGTGCGGATTGAGCAATTCGAGGATGCTGGTGGGGCGTCAGGCGTGCTTAAGCAACTCGACGGGATTGTTGACTGCGCGGCTGTGACCTGTACCGGCAGAACAATGGGGGATGTGCTCTCGCAAATGCCTGAGGCGGATGCTAAAGTTATCCATTCTTTTGATGCGCCGGTATCTCCAGGGCCTTCAATCGCTATTCTTAAGGGGTCGCTTGCGCCGGAAAGTTCCATTGTCAAGCTCGGCATCAGAGACGGTAGCCGGAGTGAATATTTTGACGGTCCCGCGAAAGTCTATACAGATAGCGACCTTGCCATGGATGACCTTGCCAATGGCAGGATTAAGAAAGGTGAAGTGTTGGTGCTCCGAGGCCAGGGACTGAAGGGCGGACCCGCCATGGGTGGTGGTGCCTCGGCCGTCCTGTTTGCAATTGATGCGGCGGGGCTGGCAAAGGATGTTGCTTTTGTCACAGATTGCCAGCTCTCCGGGCTTTGTCTCAAGGGACTGACTGTAGCAGAAGTGTCACCGGAGGCAGTCGCAGGAGGTCCCATCGGTAAAGTGCAGAACGGTGATCGGATTGTGATCGATGTTGAGAAGCGATTGCTTCAGCTCGATGTTCCTGATGCAGAACTTTCCGAACGAGCCTCCACGTCTGGTAAATACGATATTCCGGCGGATGGATATCTCGGGATGTACAGGCGGGATGTTCAGCCAATGTCAACAGGTGGTGTGTTACTTGATCTGGATGCGGAGGACTGA